One window of Trichoderma breve strain T069 chromosome 3, whole genome shotgun sequence genomic DNA carries:
- a CDS encoding peptidase family m3 domain-containing protein, protein MLNSGGSRLRVCTRCCRRVIKPKPHIRWESSASAAAAAASASVTPVTDASKLPADHFTSSQHDDALLRELFDAPSGRTFANFSLKKSQGLFKNRYLTSPDGFLVFAQKNLQRATRIVHRVLAASTTHEYQSLVRDLDRLSDLLCRVLDMSDFVRMTHPDVRFQQAAADAWSMVYQYMNQLNTMTGLSDQLGEAMSRPEVTSTWSEEEKTVAELLKLDFMKSAVNLPKTARDRFVELSSRISDVGSAFVQGMEPERKEVTLPSHRFYGLYPGLAASLKVRSNISVPTTGSEAAAALQSVYDEETRKEIYLAQRRASGRTIKLLETMLKLRAELANLAGFQSHGHMALKDRMMAKSPASVMQFLLALRDHNAPIIQQELSELTQKKQERLAMQDATLQAWDRDFYMEKIRAEMRSRVRFDDHLTAYFSVGTVIQGLSRLFNRLYGIRLVPRETLPGETWHPDVKRLDVVSDNGGQVAVLYCDLFYRPQKSPNPAHFTVRCSREILPDEIDEVGSDLNGPNMPAFESAEQAANDGMETSSRDGTLKQLPTIALVCDFPKNDNAKEPAFLSFYSVETLFHEMGHAIHSILARTSFQNVSGTRCATDFAELPSTLMEHFAADRTVLSLFARHWKTDQPLPYDLVAERIRVSKRFEGIDTEHQILLAMVDQAYHAPEVASPGFDSTAAFHDIHARFAHGPRDPPETRWQGFFGHLHSYGSTYYSYLFDRVIAERVWRVVFRAGEDGAAIGRDNGERLKENLLKWGGGRDPWTCLADTLQDDRLAPGDEKSMALVGSWGLRDDLLRS, encoded by the coding sequence ATGCTCAACTCCGGGGGTTCCCGCCTCCGGGTCTGCACCCGATGCTGTCGTCGCGTGATCAAGCCTAAGCCGCATATTCGATGGGAGTCGAGCGCttccgctgctgctgctgctgcttctgcctctgtGACGCCGGTAACCGATGCTTCGAAGCTGCCGGCCGATCACTTCACAAGCTCTCAACATGACGATGCGCTTCTCCGCGAGCTATTCGACGCCCCATCCGGCCGGACGTTTGCCAATTTCAgcctgaagaagagccaAGGATTATTCAAAAATCGTTACCTGACCAGTCCAGATGGATTCCTCGTCTTTGCGCAGAAGAACCTGCAGAGGGCGACTAGAATCGTCCACCGAGTGCTCGCCGCTTCGACAACTCATGAGTACCAATCGCTAGTACGGGACCTCGACCGGCTGAGCGATTTGCTCTGCCGTGTCCTCGACATGTCCGACTTTGTTCGCATGACGCACCCTGATGTGCGCTTTCAACAGGCCGCGGCAGACGCCTGGTCCATGGTGTACCAGTACATGAATCAGTTGAATACTATGACCGGGCTGAGCGACCAGTTGGGAGAGGCCATGTCCCGTCCCGAAGTTACATCGACCTGgtccgaggaggagaagacagtggcagagctgctcaagctcgACTTCATGAAGTCTGCCGTCAACTTGCCCAAGACGGCTCGCGACAGATTCGTTGAGCTATCCTCCCGCATCAGCGACGTCGGTTCGGCGTTTGTCCAGGGCATGGAGCCGGAGCGGAAGGAGGTGACGCTGCCGTCGCATCGCTTTTACGGCTTATATCCCGGCCTCGCCGCATCCCTCAAGGTCCGGTCCAACATTTCGGTCCCCACCACTGGCTCCGAGGCTGCAGCCGCCCTACAGAGCGTGTATGACGAGGAGACTCGCAAGGAAATCTATCTCGCCCAGCGGAGGGCATCCGGCCGGACcatcaagctgctggagacGATGCTCAAGCTAAGGGCAGAGCTGGCGAATCTCGCCGGCTTCCAGAGCCACGGACACATGGCGCTCAAGGACCGCATGATGGCCAAGTCGCCCGCTTCAGTGATGCAGTTTCTCCTTGCTCTGAGGGACCACAACGCTCCCATCATTCAGCAGGAGCTGAGCGAATTGacgcagaagaagcaggagagGCTAGCTATGCAGGACGCCACTCTCCAAGCGTGGGACAGGGACTTTTACATGGAGAAGATTCGAGCCGAGATGCGGTCCCGGGTCAGGTTTGACGATCACTTGACGGCTTACTTCTCCGTTGGCACCGTCATCCAGGGCCTGTCCCGCCTCTTCAATCGTCTCTATGGCATCCGTCTCGTTCCACGGGAGACGCTCCCGGGCGAAACCTGGCACCCCGATGTCAAGCGTCTCGACGTCGTGTCGGACAATGGCGGCCAAGTGGCCGTTCTATACTGCGATCTCTTCTACCGGCCGCAAAAGTCTCCCAACCCAGCCCACTTCACCGTTCGATGCTCCCGTGAGATCCTCCCCGACGAGATCGACGAGGTTGGCTCCGACCTCAATGGCCCCAACATGCCTGCTTTTGAATCCGCCGAGCAAGCTGCCAACGACGGCATGGAGACGTCGTCTCGTGACGGCACCCTGAAGCAGCTGCCCACCATCGCCCTCGTCTGTGATTTCCCCAAGAACGACAACGCCAAAGAGCCGGCGTTCTTGTCCTTCTACTCGGTCGAGACGCTCTTTCACGAGATGGGCCACGCCATCCACTCCATCCTGGCGCGCACCTCGTTCCAAAACGTCTCGGGCACCCGTTGCGCAACCGACTTCGCCGAGCTCCCCTCCACCCTCATGGAGCATTTCGCCGCCGACCGCACGGTGCTCTCGCTCTTCGCCCGCCACTGGAAGACGGACCAGCCGCTGCCCTACGACCTCGTCGCCGAGCGCATCCGCGTCTCCAAGCGCTTCGAGGGCATCGATACCGAGCACCAGatcctcctcgccatggTCGACCAGGCCTACCACGCCCCCGAAGTCGCCTCCCCAGGCTTCGATTCCACCGCCGCCTTCCACGACATCCACGCCCGCTTCGCCCACGGGCCCCGCGATCCCCCTGAGACTCGCTGGCAGGGCTTCTTCGGCCACCTGCACAGCTACGGCAGCACCTACTACAGCTACCTCTTCGACCGCGTCATCGCCGAACGGGTCTGGCGTGTCGTCTTCCGCGCCGGCGAGGACGGCGCTGCCATCGGCCGCGATAATGGCGAGCGTCTCAAGGAAAATCTTCTCAAGTGGGGTGGCGGCCGTGACCCTTGGACATGCCTTGCCGATACGCTCCAGGACGACCGCCTGGCTCCAGGAGACGAAAAGTCCATGGCTCTCGTTGGCAGCTGGGGGCTCAGGGATGATTTACTCCGCTCTTAA
- a CDS encoding AAA domain-containing protein, with protein sequence MSPKEPIDVPSFAATQLALLDQELQSEIQETSSLISNHSPTGLQRAGLAITNLTISSQRTGLGGKTVLELSPDSATSSTGELPEHGIRTGDIVLVAEQPAGSAKKREVKELERKGARGVVTKVQRAAVNVALDEGKDEVVFAGRVWMVKLADEVTYRRMNQTMEKLQKMGEAEYSSFIRVLFGLSSPSPVPQNLTTSDEVGNIEWIDPTLNDSQKDAIRFALASREVALIHGPPGTGKTHTLIELILQMIKREQRILVCGPSNISVDNIVERLSPHKIPILRLGHPARLLPSVLNHSLDVLTQTSEAGAIVKDVRAEMDAKQASIKKTKSGKERKAIYTDLKELRKEYRERERRCVSNLVGGSKVVLATLHGAGGFQLRNEQFDVVIIDEASQALEAQCWVPLLSAKKAVCAGDHLQLPPTIKSLNSKVKAKETTLFDRLLALHGPSIKRMLTTQYRMHEKIMRFPSDELYDSELIAADAVKARLLKDLEYDVENNEDTTEPVIFIDTQGGDFLERNEDDDKENPKKGSLHGESKSNEMEAALVRLHVKQLVEAGVRPEDIAVVTPYNAQLAVLASLKEKFPGIELGSVDGFQGREKEAVIVSLVRSNPDGEVGFLGEKRRLNVAMTRPKRSLTVIGDSETVKRGSKFLKKWMEFLEENADLRYPDIAEVNRE encoded by the exons ATGTCGCCCAAAGAACCAATAGACGTCCCCTCTTTTGCGGCGACTCAACTTGCGCTTCTGGATCAAGAGCTGCAGAGTGAAATCCAGGAAACGagctctctcatctccaatcaCAGCCCCACGGGTCTACAGCGCGCTGGCCTGGCCATCACGAATCTTACCATCTCTTCTCAGAGAACGGGGTTAGGAGGCAAGACGGTGCTGGAACTGAGTCCCGATAGTGCAACCTCAAGCACGGGAGAGCTGCCCGAACATGGCATTCGGACGGGGGATATTGTCCTGGTTGCAGAACAGCCGGCGGGAAgcgcaaagaagagagaggtTAAGGAACTCGAGAGAAAGGGCGCCAGAGGCGTGGTGACGAAGGTGCAGAGGGCAGCTGTGAATGTTGCATTGGATGAAGGCAAAGACGAAGTCGTATTCGCGGGGAGAGTCTGGATGGTGAAATTGGCAGATGAGGTTACTTATCGACG CATGAACCAGACAATGGAGAAGCTACAGAAGATGGGAGAGGCAGAGTACTCGAGTTTTATAAGGGTGCTGTTTGGGCTGTCGAGTCCTTCTCCAGTGCCGCAGAACCTGACGACGAGTGACGAGGTTGGAAATATTGAGTGGATAGACCCGACATTGAATGATTCACAAAAGGATGCCATTCGGTTTGCTTTGGCATCTCGAGAGGTGGCTCTCATTCACGGACCTCCTGGG ACAGGCAAGACCCATACGCTGATAGAACTGATTCTGCAAATGATTAAGCGTGAACAGAGAATACTGGTCTGCGGCCCGTCCAACATTTCTGTTGACAACATTGTGGAACGACTTTCTCCACACAAGATACCCATCCTTCGCTTGGGTCATCCTGCTCGGCTCCTACCATCAGTTCTTAACCATTCTTTAGACGTACTCACGCAAACCTCTGAGGCTGGGGCTATAGTCAAGGATGTCCGTGCCGAGATGGATGCAAAACAGGCATCAatcaagaagaccaagagcGGCAAGGAGCGGAAGGCCATATACACTGATTTAAAGGAGCTACGTAAGGAATAtagggagagggagaggaggtgCGTCAGCAACCTcgttggcggcagcaagGTTGTCCTCGCAACTCTTCACGGAGCAGGAGGTTTCCAGCTGAGGAATGAGCAATTTGACGTGGTCATCATCGACGAGGCGAGTCAGGCCTTGGAGGCACAATGTTGGGTTCCGCTGCTGTCGGCGAAGAAGGCTGTCTGTGCTGGTGACCACTTGCAGCTACCGCCAACAATCAAGTCTCTCAATTCAAAGGTCAAAGCAAAGG AGACGACTCTCTTTGATCGGCTTTTGGCCCTGCATGGACCGTCCATTAAGCGCATGCTTACGACGCAATATAGAATGCATGAGAAGATTATGCGTTTCCCATCAGACGAGCTATACGACTCGGAACTTATAGCAGCCGATGCGGTAAAAGCAAGATTGCTTAAAGACTTGGAGTATGACGTTGAGAACAATGAAGACACAACAGAGCcagtcatcttcatcgataCCCAGGGGGGCGATTTCCTAGAGCGcaacgaagatgacgatAAAGAGAACCCTAAAAAGGGTAGCCTGCACGGGGAGAGCAAGAGTAACGAGATGGAGGCAGCGCTGGTTCGCCTGCATGTAAAGCAGCTGGTCGAAGCCGGTGTCCGACCCGAGGATATTGCCGTCGTCACTCCGTACAATGCACAG CTTGCTGTGCTTGCCTCGTTGAAGGAGAAGTTTCCGGGCATTGAGCTCGGAAGTGTGGATGGCTTTCAGGGGcgcgagaaggaggctgtgaTTGTGAGCCTTGTGCGCAGCAACCCTGATGGCGAGGTGGGCTTCCTGGGGGAGAAGCGACGACTTAACG TCGCCATGACCCGTCCTAAGCGGTCATTAACAGTCATTGGAGACTCCGAGACGGTCAAGAG gGGGAGCAAGTTTTTGAAAAAGTGGATGGAATTTTTGGAGGAGAATGCTGATCTGAGGTATCCTGATATTGCAGAGGTTAAccgagaatga